A stretch of Deltaproteobacteria bacterium DNA encodes these proteins:
- the prfB gene encoding peptide chain release factor 2 codes for MAPSSPSGPRRSARASTSFGGGFDEAALRARLERLDADAAKPDLWDNRERAQQVLTAKRAVERELAGLKAIEDAQSDAEVLLELAAEADDAEATREAAEKLALAEKRLADAELQRMLGGEYDAGSAIVTISAGAGGTDAADWAQMLLKMYGRWCEEHDYKVELIDAQEGDEAGLRSVTFTVSGDYAFGYLKEENGVHRLVRISPFDAQARRHTAFANVLIVPELDDEVEVEIDEKDLRIDTYRSGGAGGQHVNKTDSAVRLTHIPSGIVVQCQSERSQHKNKSKAMKVLRARLHERARLEQEEKKAALAGVKADVSFGSQIRSYTLNPTQRVKDHRTDVEIGNAMAVLDGEIDEFIRASLLQKAAARKPGATA; via the coding sequence ATCGCGCCGAGCTCGCCGAGCGGGCCAAGGCGCAGCGCGCGCGCTTCGACGAGTTTCGGGGGCGGCTTTGACGAGGCTGCGCTGCGCGCGCGGCTCGAGCGCCTGGACGCCGACGCCGCCAAGCCCGACCTCTGGGACAACCGCGAGCGAGCCCAACAAGTCCTGACGGCGAAGCGCGCGGTCGAGCGCGAGCTCGCGGGGCTCAAGGCGATCGAGGACGCGCAGAGCGACGCCGAGGTGCTGCTCGAGCTCGCCGCCGAGGCCGACGACGCGGAAGCCACGCGCGAGGCCGCCGAGAAGCTCGCGCTCGCGGAGAAGCGCCTCGCGGACGCGGAGCTGCAGCGCATGCTCGGCGGCGAGTACGACGCGGGCAGCGCGATCGTGACGATCAGCGCCGGCGCCGGCGGCACCGACGCCGCGGACTGGGCGCAGATGCTGCTCAAGATGTATGGGCGCTGGTGTGAGGAGCACGACTACAAGGTCGAGCTGATCGACGCGCAGGAGGGCGACGAAGCCGGGCTGCGCAGCGTGACCTTCACCGTGAGCGGCGACTACGCGTTCGGGTACCTGAAGGAAGAGAACGGCGTGCACCGCCTCGTGCGCATCTCTCCCTTCGACGCGCAGGCGCGCCGCCACACGGCGTTCGCCAACGTGCTGATCGTTCCCGAGCTCGACGACGAGGTCGAGGTCGAGATCGACGAGAAGGACCTGCGCATCGACACGTACCGGTCGGGCGGCGCGGGCGGGCAGCACGTCAACAAGACCGATTCCGCAGTGCGCCTCACGCACATCCCGAGCGGCATCGTCGTGCAGTGCCAGAGCGAGCGCTCACAACACAAGAACAAGTCGAAGGCGATGAAGGTACTGCGTGCGCGCCTTCACGAGCGCGCGCGGCTCGAGCAGGAAGAGAAGAAGGCGGCGCTCGCGGGCGTGAAGGCGGACGTGTCGTTCGGCAGCCAGATCCGCTCGTACACGCTGAATCCGACGCAGCGCGTGAAGGATCACCGCACCGACGTCGAGATCGGCAACGCGATGGCCGTGCTCGACGGCGAGATCGACGAGTTCATTCGCGCCTCGCTCCTGCAGAAGGCGGCGGCGCGAAAACCTGGAGCGACGGCGTGA
- the lysS gene encoding lysine--tRNA ligase: MSDQELKSRRERLEKLRAAGLDPFPARTGAHVRVAALREAHDAKSAEQLDAEKPVAAIAGRVRAARSFGKLVFVTLGDDGAQLQVSARRGITPEETFAFVKSLDVGDFVRVEGTVWRTQKGELTLDAQSAQMLAKALRPLPEKWHGLADVEARYRQRYLDLLSNPRAREIALLRSKVTSSLRRTLDARGFLEVETPVLQPLYGGGSATPFSTHHEKFDQHLYLRISDELYLKRCVIGGLDRVYEIGHDFRNEGISHKHSPEFTMLECYQAYADYTHMMELVQAMIVDAAQTALGTLSVPHGNGTLELGGAWRRVTMTDAIRDATGIDILAENDLAKLRAAAARAGIQRLDAPTWALLVDEIFSERVEPKLIQPTFITHHPTELSPLAKRDPNDPRLVERFELFMAGMELANAFSELNDPDDQRARFEELRKDAAAGDAEAHPMDEDFLIALEHGMPPTGGLGVGVDRLVRILADAPNLREVILFPHLRPDAK; encoded by the coding sequence GTGAGCGACCAAGAGCTGAAGTCCCGGCGCGAGCGGCTCGAGAAGCTGCGCGCCGCGGGCCTCGACCCGTTCCCCGCGCGCACCGGCGCGCACGTGCGCGTGGCCGCGCTGCGCGAAGCGCACGACGCGAAGAGCGCGGAGCAGCTCGATGCGGAGAAGCCCGTCGCCGCGATCGCGGGCCGCGTCCGCGCGGCGCGCAGCTTCGGCAAGCTCGTGTTCGTGACGCTCGGCGACGACGGCGCGCAGCTACAGGTGAGCGCGCGCCGCGGCATCACGCCCGAGGAGACGTTCGCGTTCGTGAAGAGCCTCGACGTGGGCGACTTCGTGCGCGTCGAAGGCACGGTGTGGCGCACGCAGAAGGGCGAGCTCACGCTCGATGCGCAGAGCGCGCAGATGCTCGCGAAGGCGCTGCGTCCGCTGCCTGAGAAGTGGCACGGCCTCGCCGACGTCGAAGCGCGCTACCGCCAGCGCTACCTCGACCTGCTCTCGAACCCGCGCGCGCGAGAGATCGCGCTGCTGCGCAGCAAGGTCACGTCCTCGCTGCGGCGCACGCTCGACGCGCGCGGCTTCCTCGAGGTCGAGACGCCCGTGCTCCAGCCGCTCTACGGCGGCGGCAGCGCGACGCCGTTCTCCACACACCACGAGAAGTTCGACCAGCACCTCTACCTGCGCATCTCCGACGAGCTCTACTTGAAGCGCTGTGTGATCGGCGGGCTCGATCGCGTGTACGAGATCGGCCACGACTTCCGCAACGAGGGCATCAGCCACAAGCACAGCCCCGAATTCACCATGCTCGAGTGTTATCAGGCGTACGCCGATTACACGCACATGATGGAGCTCGTGCAGGCGATGATCGTCGACGCCGCGCAGACCGCGCTCGGCACGCTCTCGGTGCCGCACGGCAACGGCACGCTCGAGCTCGGCGGCGCGTGGCGGCGCGTCACGATGACGGACGCGATTCGCGACGCGACGGGCATCGACATCCTCGCCGAGAACGATCTCGCGAAGCTGCGCGCGGCGGCGGCGCGCGCGGGCATCCAGCGGCTCGACGCGCCGACCTGGGCGCTGCTCGTGGACGAGATCTTCAGCGAGCGCGTCGAGCCGAAGCTGATTCAGCCCACATTCATCACGCACCACCCGACCGAGCTCTCGCCGCTCGCGAAGCGCGACCCAAACGATCCGCGGCTCGTGGAGCGCTTCGAGCTGTTCATGGCGGGCATGGAGCTCGCGAACGCGTTCAGCGAGCTGAACGACCCCGACGACCAGCGCGCGCGCTTCGAGGAGCTGCGCAAGGACGCCGCCGCCGGCGACGCCGAGGCGCACCCGATGGACGAGGACTTCCTCATCGCGCTCGAGCACGGCATGCCGCCGACCGGCGGCCTCGGCGTCGGCGTCGATCGGCTCGTGCGCATCCTCGCGGACGCGCCGAACCTGCGGGAGGTGATCCTGTTCCCGCACCTGCGGCCGGACGCGAAGTGA